Proteins from a genomic interval of Oreochromis aureus strain Israel breed Guangdong linkage group 6, ZZ_aureus, whole genome shotgun sequence:
- the LOC120440632 gene encoding early growth response protein 1-B, which yields MDLNAKDSFYPQFENCNSSSLGMENSVRKDNQEVYVDAERGVPAQFGHEGTPATLKTEASNSEFAFNPCECPKDTYTPSSLAYSGSFYVEASQGAPCSTETLLNMITEIVGISTLPLSEVQQSGNSRGAYPSPAPLDSSSGNFGDPGSKRQSYTCSGPTPPVYSPDQTCSRYPDDQAGGQVQDPSSSQLNFSSSRAPNQKKAEPKSEAASFPVVVKNEFESSCYEWGTLNKSDCLETSFQTETFPMSSDFPPDQQMDVKELLDTFPPICPNPEMEFKVEEGIKQEPCFSDTCSQSYSSPMYNNYLPPPPMGLSSNLKPFPEPPQPSNQCDSLYTTPALPSTIDSILYSSLLPDSFAQSYTTRAAKPPRARKSPAASHGPAKEKPFTCPMESCDRRFSRSDELNRHIRIHTGHKPFQCRICLRSFSRSDHLTTHTRTHTGEKPFSCDVCGKRFARSDERKRHGRVHLKQKEKMEIKPQVTTGAWPFTLPEGI from the exons ATGGATTTGAATGCGAAAGATTCTTTCTACCCTCAGTTTGAGAATTGCAACAGTTCTTCCTTGGGGATGGAAAACAGCGTGCGGAAAGATAACCAGGAGGTGTATGTCGATGCAGAGCGGGGGGTACCTGCCCAGTTTGGCCACG AAGGAACCCCTGCAACTCTCAAAACCGAAGCTTCCAACTCAGAATTCGCTTTTAACCCCTGCGAGTGCCCAAAAGACACATACACCCCCTCCTCGCTCGCCTACTCCGGCAGTTTCTATGTGGAGGCATCTCAGGGAGCGCCGTGCAGCACCGAAACACTCCTCAACATGATCACAGAGATCGTGGGCATATCCACGCTGCCGCTTTCAGAAGTGCAACAGAGCGGCAACAGTCGGGGAGCTTATCCGTCGCCTGCGCCGCTGGACAGCAGCAGTGGTAATTTTGGAGACCCTGGCTCCAAGAGGCAGTCCTACACGTGCTCCGGACCCACTCCTCCTGTGTACTCTCCGGATCAGACGTGCTCGAGGTATCCCGACGATCAGGCCGGCGGCCAGGTCCAAGACCCGTCCTCTTCCCAGCTCAACTTCAGCTCGTCCCGAGCTCCAAACCAGAAGAAGGCTGAACCAAAGTCAGAGGCTGCTTCTTTCCCCGTCGTGGTGAAGAATGAGTTTGAGAGCAGCTGCTACGAGTGGGGGACCCTTAATAAGTCTGATTGTTTGGAGACCAGTTTCCAGACTGAAACCTTCCCGATGTCGAGCGATTTCCCCCCTGACCAGCAAATGGATGTAAAGGAACTTTTAGACACGTTCCCCCCAATTTGCCCCAACCCGGAGATGGAGTTTAAAGTGGAGGAGGGCATCAAACAGGAGCCGTGTTTCTCTGACACCTGCTCTCAGAGCTACTCCAGCCCCATGTACAATAATTACCTCCCACCCCCGCCGATGGGCCTCTCCTCTAACCTGAAACCCTTCCCCGAACCTCCACAGCCATCTAATCAGTGCGATTCCTTATACACAACACCAGCTTTACCGAGCACCATAGACTCCATCCTGTACTCTTCCTTGCTGCCAGATTCATTTGCCCAAAGTTACACTACCCGCGCTGCGAAGCCCCCCAGGGCCAGAAAGAGCCCTGCCGCCTCTCATGGCCCCGCCAAAGAGAAGCCCTTCACCTGCCCCATGGAGAGCTGCGACCGGCGCTTCTCTCGCTCTGACGAGCTCAACCGGCACATCCGCATCCACACAGGCCACAAACCTTTCCAGTGCCGCATTTGTTTGCGCAGTTTCAGCCGTAGCGATCACCTCACCACCCACACCAGGACTCACACCGGGGAGAAGCCGTTCTCATGCGACGTGTGCGGCAAACGCTTTGCCCGCAGCGACGAGAGAAAACGGCACGGACGCGTACATCTGAAACAGAAGGAGAAAATGGAAATTAAGCCACAGGTGACCACCGGCGCGTGGCCGTTCACTCTTCCCGAGGGGATCTGA